A single genomic interval of Oryzias latipes chromosome 3, ASM223467v1 harbors:
- the emilin1 gene encoding EMILIN-1 yields MAQPLLVLLVLWTFKQAACTLPLRSSYSLYTSGHAHGARAASRHRNWCAFVATKTVSCVVEDGVETYVKPDYHPCSWGAGQCSRVVAYRTYIRPRYKVAYKMVTDMEWRCCHGYSGENCNNGPAEVSTSRHQPGQRGGHEHGGYLDNSSGSGQAGGHGGQQDSEKIRQLEEKIRSLTKNLQDLQSTMTRHFQQEASKPDLPSTGGSSGVRNPADAAQPEIEETIHSIQTKLDQLDNRTQAHDKTLVSINNHLVNGKGNELEGGVSEGGLSGSRLNLLKEEILRELERRVSLSCSSCQAGVEDLRRQQEEDRERIRSLEKKLNVMDAMYQQNFNRLRHEVLHLQGCCDNLRDLQNRVSNVERKITAASEDFDTLLHRFETEFSTSSGSSGPNTGNTGGGSAGGAGQGTVVLEGGLNSQLKDLERRFNSSVHRTEQSFSHLEKDLKNYFHKELGDLKRTVLDQSNIQVFAVADMEKRMDNHSNRLVKLETSASLITQKLEECGCGGSEEGTREDSKRDEEKPLQKGKPGESPVGRGDGDGGTEDVTGGGGRFYGTGGGSENTTVKSLEWRVVGNENRIRHFNTRLKDLSVSGDSLHNKVLNLSHDVRMIKSLTGERGEHFNRILLEVEQLGQGCEVCVKMQDELKQMKNQSQDALRGMHNHILRIQTSLNSQGGGCSQICSSLQDEILLIRTDVHKCMSQCSAGPDPFTGGGSGSSSSGGSGPDPGLEGGKPLDGHSVIGGSANNNQLKTLQGQLSKVILTFSSINDTLQGLEHTVHKHGSVITDLGNTKDKIISELDKIQQELTEHMEDSRDHLDRMEQRVRQFERMLLVDTADCRRSEDMLEKRLSKLEGVCGRLDGVSNSIHKFRDGLNQHVAGLWTYVSGLNESVIHHGGILDSLQKSQDDVHSRLKNLNSTMILNFGDLRRFAVTGPPGPPGERGFNGLPGPQGPPGLPGPQGENGLRGLPGPPGVDAHNPRLAFSAALTSPMDKAGTIIFDKVFVNEGGFYDPKTGVFTAPVDGRYFFSAVLMGHKNEKIEAVLSKSNYGVTRVDSGGYQPEGLENNPVAETNIPPGSLAVFSIILPLQTRDTVCVDLVMGKLAHSVEPFTIFSGTLLYEHM; encoded by the exons ATGGCCCAACCCCTGCTGGTGCTGCTCGTGCTCTGGACCTTCAAACAAGCCGCGTGCACGCTCCCACTCAGATCCTCATACAGCCTGTACACCAGCGGACACGCGCATGGGGCACGCGCAGCAAGCAGACACAG GAACTGGTGTGCGTTCGTGGCAACAAAGACGGTGAGCTGTGTGGTTGAAGACGGCGTGGAGACCTATGTGAAGCCGGATTATCATCCCTGCAGCTGGGGGGCGGGGCAGTGCAGCCGTGTGGTAGC CTATCGCACATACATCAGACCGCGCTACAAGGTGGCATACAAAATGGTGACAGACATGGAGTGGcgctgttgccatggttacagTGGAGAAAACTGTAACAACGGTCCAGCCGAGGTCTCCACCAGCAGACATCAGCCTGGACAAAGAGGTGGACATGAACACGGGGGCTACTTGGACAACAGTTCTGGGTCTGGACAGGCTGGAGGACACGGTG gaCAACAGGACAGTGAGAAGATTAGGcagctggaggaaaagatcaGGAGCCTGACAAAGAACCTGCAGGACCTTCAGTCCACCATGACCCGGCACTTCCAGCAGGAGGCCAGCAAACCAGACCTGCCTTCCACAGGAGGATCTTCAGGTGTGAGAAACCCCGCAGATGCAGCTCAGCCTGAGATTGAGGAGACCATTCATAGCATCCAAACCAAACTGGATCAGCTGGATAATCGCACCCAG GCGCACGACAAAACTCTGGTCAGCATCAACAACCACCTGGTGAACGGGAAAGGTAATGAACTGGAGGGAGGCGTGTCCGAAGGAGGACTGAGTGGGTCCAGGCTGAACTTGCTGAAGGAGGAGATCCTGAGGGAACTGGAGAGGAGAGTGTCCCTGTCCTGCTCTTCTTGCCAG GCTGGAGTGGAAGATCTACGCCGtcagcaggaggaggaccgaGAGCGGATTCGATCTCTGGAGAAGAAGCTGAATGTCATGGACGCTATGTATCAACAGAACTTCAACCGGCTGCGGCATGAAGTGCTGCACCTGCAGGGGTGCTGCGATAACTTAAGAGACCTCCAGAATCGGGTTAGCAATGTTGAACGCAAGATCACCGCAGCCTCTGAAGACTTTGATACTCTGCTCCACCGTTTTGAAACAGAGTTCAGCACATCGAGTGGCAGCAGCGGTCCCAACACGGGCAACACAGGTGGAGGTTCAGCTGGTGGAGCTGGACAGGGGACTGTGGTGTTGGAAGGAGGGCTGAACAGTCAGCTGAAGGACCTGGAGCGACGCTTCAACAGCAGTGTGCACCGAACTGAGCAGAGCTTTTCACATTTAGAAAAAGACTTAAAGAACTATTTCCATAAGGAACTTGGGGACCTAAAGAGGACTGTTCTGGATCAGTCCAACATCCAAGTCTTTGCAGTGGCAGATATGGAGAAGAGGATGGACAACCACAGCAACAGGCTTGTAAAACTGGAGACGAGCGCCTCGCTCATAACCCAAAAGCTGGAGGAGTGTGGCTGTGGTGGATCTGAAGAAGGAACAAGAGAAGATAGCAAAAGAGATGAAGAGAAACCGCTGCAAAAAGGAAAGCCTGGAGAATCACCAGTGGGGAGAGGAGATGGAGATGGAGGAACTGAAGATGTgactggaggaggaggaagattcTATGGAACAGGAGGGGGGAGTGAAAATACAACAGTAAAATCTCTTGAGTGGAGAGTCGTCGGGAATGAGAATCGGATTAGACATTTTAACACTAGACTTAAAGACCTGTCAGTGTCGGGAGATTCTCTGCACAACAAG GTTTTGAATCTAAGCCACGATGTCCGTATGATCAAGTCTTTGACTGGAGAGCGCGGGGAGCACTTTAACCGAATCCTGTTGGAAGTGGAGCAGCTGGGCCAAGGATGCGAGGTGTGTGTGAAGATGCAGGATGAGCTGAAGCAAATGAAGAACCAATCCCAGGATGCTCTGAGAGGGATGCATAACCACATTCTGAGAATCCAGACCAGTCTGAACTCACAGGGAGGTGGCTGCTCCCAGATCTGCTCATCGCTGCAAGATGAAATCCTTCTGATCCGTACAGACGTCCACAAGTGCATGAGTCAATGCAGCGCCGGCCCGGACCCCTTCACAG GTGGAGGttctggcagcagcagcagtggtgGCAGCGGACCTGACCCCGGGCTGGAAGGAGGAAAGCCCTTGGACGGCCACAGTGTGATTGGAGGATCCGCCAACAATAACCAGCTGAAGACGCTGCAGGGTCAACTGTCCAAAGTCATCCTCACCTTCAGCTCCATTAACGACACCCTCCAGGGCCTGGAGCACACGGTGCACAAACACGGCAGCGTCATCACAGACCTGG GaaacaccaaagacaagatcatcTCAGAGTTGGACAAAATCCAGCAGGAGCTCACGGAGCATATGGAGGACAGCCGAGACCACCTGGACAGGATGGAACAGCGAGTCCGTCAGTTTGAGAGGATGCTGCTGGTGGACACTGCTGACTGCAGGAGGTCTGAGGACATGCTGGAGAAAAGGCTGTCAAAGCTGGAAGGAGTCTGTGGAAGACTAGATGGTGTTTCCAACTCCATCCACAAGTTTAGAGATG GGCTCAACCAGCATGTGGCCGGTCTGTGGACCTATGTTTCTGGTCTGAACGAGTCTGTCATCCATCATGGAGGAATCCTGGACTCCCTCCAGAAGAGCCAGGACGATGTCCACAGCAGACTGAAAAACTTGAACTCCACCATGATCTTGAACTTTGGGGACCTGCGGAGGTTCGCTGTGACCG GCCCACCTGGACCTCCTGGAGAGAGAGGCTTCAATGGACTACCAGGCCCACAGGGTCCCCCTGGGCTTCCAGGACCACAAGGAGAAAATGGCCTCCGAGGTTTGCCTG GCCCTCCAGGCGTGGATGCTCATAACCCACGGTTGGCGTTCTCTGCTGCTCTGACGTCCCCCATGGACAAAGCAGGAACCATCATCTTTGACAAAGTCTTTGTCAATGAAGGAGGCTTCTATGATCCCAAAACAG GTGTGTTCACTGCTCCCGTGGACGGACGTTACTTTTTCAGTGCCGTGCTAATGGGTCACAAGAATGAAAAGATTGAGGCAGTCCTTTCCAAGTCCAACTATGGCGTGACCCGGGTGGACTCTGGAGGGTATCAGCCTGAAGGCCTGGAGAACAACCCAGTAGCTGAAACCAACATCCCACCTGGCTCCCTGGCTGTTTTCAGCATCATCTTGCCCCTGCAGACTCGGGATACGGTGTGCGTGGATTTGGTGATGGGCAAACTGGCACACTCTGTAGAGCCCTTCACCATCTTCAGCGGGACGCTGCTGTATGAACACATGTGA